Proteins encoded together in one Rossellomorea sp. y25 window:
- a CDS encoding type B 50S ribosomal protein L31, with the protein MKKDIHPEYQQVVFMDTNSGFSFLTGSTKTSNETIEWEDGNTYPLLKVEVSSDTHPFYTGRQKFSDRGGRAERFLKKYNMN; encoded by the coding sequence ATGAAAAAAGACATTCATCCAGAGTATCAACAAGTGGTATTTATGGACACGAACAGCGGTTTTTCCTTTTTAACTGGATCTACGAAAACATCCAATGAAACGATTGAGTGGGAAGACGGGAACACGTATCCTTTATTAAAAGTAGAAGTAAGTTCGGACACGCATCCATTTTATACAGGAAGACAGAAGTTCTCTGATCGCGGAGGCCGTGCAGAACGCTTCTTGAAAAAATACAACATGAACTAG
- the rpsN gene encoding 30S ribosomal protein S14: protein MAKKSKVVKEKKRQELVQKYADLRRDLKEKGDYEALRKLPRDSSPTRLNSRCEVTGRPRGYLRKFKMSRIAFREFAHKGQIPGVKKSSW from the coding sequence TTGGCCAAGAAATCAAAGGTAGTAAAAGAGAAGAAGCGTCAGGAGCTTGTTCAGAAGTATGCAGATTTGCGCAGGGATTTAAAGGAGAAGGGTGATTATGAAGCGTTAAGGAAGCTGCCGAGGGATTCCTCGCCGACGCGATTAAACAGTCGCTGTGAAGTTACAGGGAGACCAAGAGGCTATCTCCGTAAATTTAAGATGTCCCGTATCGCTTTCAGAGAGTTTGCTCATAAAGGGCAAATACCCGGCGTCAAAAAATCAAGTTGGTAA
- a CDS encoding peptidoglycan DD-metalloendopeptidase family protein: protein MNKKYFISLSIAAALTIGSLPTLGTTANAHSSVEDLKKQQDDISSKKEEINGKIDEKKSEINQNINKQQEIQTQIAEISTKLKDTENKIAEKTKEIDETTAEINKLKEEIEVLKKKIEERNELLKERARAIQEKGGSANYLDVLLGADSFGDFINRVTAVNTIVSADKKIMDEQKRDQAELEKKQEEVEAKLAELESTKASLESLKQDLDSQKAQKAELFKQLEAQQASLEVEKKDLQKESDELSKMEHQLEGEIQAEQARLAELARQREIERKRQAEAEAAKRAAAQQQATTSSSGGSSSAPAETAPSAPVSAGAWTSPASGTITTNFGWDVLNGKKRFHYGTDIAARGSVPISAAADGYVIKSHYSSSYGNVVYITHSINGQTFTTVYAHMASSSVSTGQAVNKGDRIGYMGNTGYSFGQHLHFELHAGSWNASKSNAVNPRQYINF from the coding sequence TTGAACAAGAAGTATTTCATATCATTATCAATTGCAGCAGCATTAACAATCGGAAGTCTACCAACATTGGGGACAACTGCTAACGCTCATTCCTCCGTGGAGGATCTAAAGAAACAGCAAGATGACATTTCTTCTAAAAAAGAAGAAATTAACGGAAAGATTGATGAGAAAAAGTCAGAAATTAACCAAAACATCAATAAACAACAAGAAATCCAAACACAAATTGCTGAAATCAGTACAAAATTAAAAGATACTGAAAATAAGATAGCTGAAAAAACAAAAGAGATTGATGAAACAACTGCAGAAATCAATAAACTTAAAGAAGAAATTGAGGTTCTAAAGAAAAAGATTGAAGAACGAAACGAACTATTAAAAGAACGTGCACGTGCGATCCAGGAAAAAGGCGGCTCTGCAAATTATCTTGATGTACTACTTGGCGCGGACAGCTTCGGTGACTTCATCAACCGTGTAACAGCAGTAAATACAATCGTAAGTGCCGATAAGAAAATCATGGACGAACAAAAACGAGATCAGGCTGAATTAGAAAAGAAACAAGAAGAAGTAGAAGCAAAGCTTGCAGAATTAGAATCTACTAAAGCAAGTCTTGAATCTCTTAAACAAGATCTTGATAGTCAAAAAGCTCAAAAAGCTGAGTTATTCAAGCAGCTTGAAGCACAACAGGCTTCTCTTGAAGTAGAGAAAAAAGATCTTCAAAAAGAATCGGATGAGCTTTCTAAAATGGAACACCAGCTTGAAGGTGAAATCCAGGCTGAACAAGCACGCTTAGCAGAACTTGCACGTCAGCGTGAGATCGAGCGCAAACGTCAAGCGGAAGCAGAAGCGGCAAAACGTGCAGCAGCTCAACAACAAGCAACAACAAGCAGCAGCGGTGGTTCTTCTTCAGCTCCTGCTGAAACAGCTCCAAGTGCACCAGTAAGTGCCGGTGCCTGGACATCTCCAGCTTCCGGAACGATTACAACAAACTTTGGCTGGGACGTGTTGAACGGTAAAAAGCGTTTTCACTATGGTACAGATATCGCAGCGCGTGGCAGTGTTCCAATCTCTGCAGCTGCTGATGGATATGTCATCAAGAGTCACTATAGCTCAAGCTATGGAAATGTAGTATACATCACTCACTCAATCAACGGTCAAACATTCACAACTGTTTATGCCCACATGGCTTCTTCATCTGTAAGCACTGGACAAGCAGTTAACAAGGGAGACAGAATCGGTTACATGGGTAACACAGGATACTCTTTCGGACAGCATTTACACTTTGAACTTCATGCAGGTTCATGGAATGCATCGAAATCAAATGCTGTAAACCCACGTCAATATATTAACTTTTAA
- the ftsX gene encoding permease-like cell division protein FtsX, with the protein MKARTYGRHLRESFKSIGRNGWMTFASVSAVTVTLLLVGVFMVLMLNMNKVATDIEKDVEVRVLLEVGTEKAQIDEIDKKINQISGVESVEYSSKEEELQNLVKDLGDDFRLFEQDNPLYDVFIVKAENPRDTGKIAAEISKYENVNEALYGEAKIEKLFNVLEMSRNVGLVLIIGLLFTAMFLISNTIKITIVARRREIEIMKLVGATNWFVRWPFILEGLWLGILGSIIPIALVTTGYYYAYDFIKPKLQNHFIQILDFTPFIYQVNGLILLMGCLIGAWGSFMSVRKFLKV; encoded by the coding sequence ATGAAAGCTAGAACGTATGGTCGACACCTTAGAGAGAGTTTCAAAAGCATCGGACGTAACGGCTGGATGACGTTTGCATCAGTGAGTGCCGTTACCGTAACCTTACTGCTTGTCGGTGTGTTTATGGTACTAATGCTAAACATGAACAAGGTTGCAACCGATATTGAAAAAGACGTTGAAGTTCGCGTCCTACTCGAGGTTGGTACTGAAAAAGCTCAAATTGATGAAATAGATAAGAAGATTAACCAAATAAGTGGAGTCGAATCCGTCGAGTACTCCTCTAAAGAAGAGGAACTTCAGAACCTTGTGAAAGATCTGGGAGACGATTTCAGATTATTTGAACAAGATAACCCATTATATGATGTGTTTATTGTAAAAGCAGAGAATCCTCGAGACACAGGGAAGATTGCTGCTGAAATCAGCAAGTATGAGAATGTAAATGAAGCCCTGTATGGTGAAGCGAAGATCGAGAAATTATTTAACGTACTGGAAATGAGCCGAAACGTTGGCCTGGTGTTAATCATCGGTCTGTTGTTTACCGCCATGTTCCTCATCTCAAATACAATAAAAATTACGATTGTCGCAAGAAGAAGGGAAATCGAGATAATGAAACTCGTGGGTGCAACCAACTGGTTTGTACGCTGGCCATTTATACTAGAAGGATTATGGCTTGGAATTTTAGGTTCTATTATCCCGATCGCTCTTGTAACAACAGGTTACTACTATGCCTATGACTTTATTAAACCAAAACTACAAAACCATTTTATTCAGATATTGGATTTTACCCCCTTTATCTATCAAGTAAACGGATTAATTCTATTAATGGGTTGCTTGATCGGGGCATGGGGAAGCTTTATGTCTGTTCGTAAGTTCTTAAAAGTGTAA
- the ftsE gene encoding cell division ATP-binding protein FtsE, which produces MIEMKDVYKQYNNGVMAANGFNVHIKQGEFVYVVGPSGAGKSTFIKMMYREERPSKGDIIVNGINLAKLKNSRVPYLRRNVGVVFQDFKLLPSLTIYENIAFALEVIEEHPKQIKKRVMEVLDLVGLKHKARMLPDELSGGEQQRVSIARSIVNTPKLVIADEPTGNLDPETSWDIMNIFEEISNRGTTVIMATHNREIVNTIKHRVIAIENGRIVRDEQRGDYGYES; this is translated from the coding sequence ATGATAGAAATGAAAGACGTATATAAGCAGTACAACAATGGTGTCATGGCTGCTAATGGTTTTAACGTCCACATTAAGCAAGGCGAGTTTGTGTATGTTGTGGGTCCAAGTGGCGCCGGAAAATCTACTTTTATTAAGATGATGTATCGTGAAGAAAGACCTTCTAAAGGAGATATCATCGTAAACGGTATCAATCTGGCAAAATTAAAAAATAGTAGAGTTCCATACTTAAGAAGAAACGTTGGGGTCGTGTTCCAGGATTTTAAGTTGCTACCATCGCTTACTATCTATGAAAACATTGCCTTCGCACTTGAAGTAATAGAAGAACACCCTAAGCAAATCAAAAAGAGAGTTATGGAAGTACTTGACCTGGTAGGGTTAAAGCATAAAGCAAGAATGCTTCCTGATGAGCTGTCAGGGGGAGAGCAGCAGCGTGTATCAATTGCACGATCCATTGTGAATACGCCGAAGCTTGTGATTGCAGATGAGCCTACAGGGAACCTTGATCCCGAAACATCTTGGGATATCATGAACATCTTTGAAGAAATAAGCAACCGTGGTACAACAGTGATCATGGCTACACATAACCGGGAGATCGTAAATACTATCAAGCATCGGGTAATTGCCATTGAGAATGGCCGAATTGTTCGTGACGAACAGCGAGGTGATTACGGTTATGAAAGCTAG
- the cccB gene encoding cytochrome c551, with protein sequence MKKKLLGIVFGASLVLAACGGGGEESTETSSGGVDPEKIVNNKCTSCHGGNLEGGMGPALNKIGAELNKDQILEVIQNGKGQMPAGLIKGEEAEAVAEWLANKK encoded by the coding sequence ATGAAGAAAAAGCTACTTGGAATTGTTTTTGGCGCTTCATTGGTACTTGCAGCCTGTGGTGGCGGAGGCGAAGAAAGTACAGAAACAAGCTCTGGCGGAGTAGACCCTGAAAAAATCGTAAATAATAAATGCACCAGCTGTCACGGTGGAAACCTTGAAGGCGGAATGGGTCCAGCCCTTAATAAAATTGGTGCTGAATTAAACAAAGATCAAATCTTGGAAGTCATTCAAAATGGTAAAGGTCAAATGCCTGCAGGACTCATCAAAGGTGAAGAAGCAGAAGCAGTGGCAGAGTGGTTGGCGAATAAGAAATAA
- a CDS encoding YitT family protein has translation MGLKERRREQAFNPRKEKLLEYLFVVIGSTIVAIAFNVFLLPNEVASGGVSGISTILKGLFDWKPAFVQWAFNIPLFIAGLIFLGLQFGVKTAIGTVFLPLVVFLTEGWEPWTEDPLLGALFGGIGVGLGLGIVFRGKASTGGTDLAAQIVNKFTGLSLGTCVALIDGMIVLSAAIVFDIERGLYALIGLYVTSKTIDLVQVGISRSKMALIITNRQEEVREGILNKIDRGVTKLSAYGGYTDDERPILMCVVDQTEFTKLKQLVKTIDPSAFVVTMDASEVLGEGFKRV, from the coding sequence ATGGGTTTGAAAGAGAGACGTCGTGAGCAGGCATTTAATCCGCGGAAAGAGAAGTTGTTAGAGTATTTGTTTGTTGTGATTGGGTCAACGATTGTGGCCATTGCGTTTAATGTGTTCTTACTGCCGAATGAGGTTGCTTCAGGGGGAGTGAGCGGGATATCCACCATCCTTAAAGGTCTGTTTGATTGGAAACCTGCCTTTGTTCAATGGGCATTTAATATTCCGTTATTCATTGCAGGGTTAATCTTCCTGGGCCTTCAATTTGGTGTCAAAACAGCCATCGGTACGGTCTTCTTGCCATTAGTGGTGTTCTTAACAGAAGGTTGGGAGCCTTGGACAGAAGACCCTTTATTAGGCGCATTATTCGGCGGAATCGGTGTAGGATTGGGTTTAGGAATCGTCTTTCGAGGTAAAGCATCCACGGGAGGGACGGACCTGGCAGCCCAGATTGTAAACAAATTCACAGGTTTATCCCTTGGGACATGTGTGGCGCTTATCGATGGAATGATTGTTCTATCGGCTGCGATCGTGTTTGACATCGAGCGTGGTTTATATGCCCTTATCGGCTTATACGTAACTAGTAAAACAATTGATTTAGTTCAAGTCGGCATCAGTCGTTCAAAGATGGCTCTTATCATTACAAACAGACAGGAAGAAGTTCGCGAAGGAATCCTGAATAAAATTGATCGTGGTGTGACAAAACTATCTGCATACGGTGGTTATACGGACGATGAGCGCCCGATCCTTATGTGTGTGGTCGATCAAACAGAATTCACAAAACTGAAACAACTGGTCAAAACCATTGACCCCTCTGCTTTCGTCGTCACAATGGACGCCTCAGAGGTGTTAGGTGAAGGTTTCAAACGGGTTTAA
- the prfB gene encoding peptide chain release factor 2 (programmed frameshift), with translation MELSEIRAELEKSAKTLADFRGSLDLENKEARIQELDEIMVQPDFWDDQQKAQGLINEGNGLKDLVNEYKSLLESHENLELTLELIKEEPDEELQKDLEEELGDLVKRLNDYELQLLLSEEHDKNNAILELHPGAGGTESQDWGSMLLRMYTRWGEKRGFKVETLDYLPGDEAGIKSVTLAIKGHNAYGYLKAEKGVHRLVRISPFDSSGRRHTSFVSCEVMPEFNEEIEIEIRTEDLKIDTYRASGAGGQHINTTDSAVRITHLPTNVVVTCQSERSQIKNRESAMKMLKAKLYQKRIEEQEQELAEIRGEQKEIGWGSQIRSYVFHPYSMVKDHRTNTESGNVQGVMDGDIDPFINAYLRSKIQ, from the exons ATGGAACTATCAGAAATCAGAGCAGAGTTAGAAAAATCAGCTAAGACATTAGCGGACTTCAGGGGGTCTCTT GACTTAGAAAACAAAGAGGCGAGAATTCAAGAACTTGACGAAATCATGGTTCAACCCGACTTCTGGGATGACCAGCAAAAAGCCCAGGGGCTGATCAATGAAGGAAACGGATTGAAGGATCTTGTGAATGAATACAAATCATTGCTTGAATCCCATGAAAACCTTGAGCTTACCCTTGAGCTTATCAAAGAAGAACCGGACGAAGAACTTCAAAAGGACCTTGAAGAGGAGTTGGGTGATTTAGTCAAACGATTAAATGATTACGAACTTCAGCTTCTTCTAAGTGAAGAACATGATAAGAACAATGCGATTCTTGAGCTGCATCCAGGTGCAGGTGGGACCGAGTCTCAGGATTGGGGTTCCATGCTTCTTCGCATGTACACGCGCTGGGGTGAGAAACGAGGTTTCAAAGTAGAAACCCTTGATTATCTTCCTGGAGATGAAGCGGGAATCAAGAGTGTAACCCTTGCCATTAAAGGTCACAATGCGTATGGGTATTTAAAAGCTGAAAAAGGCGTACACCGTCTTGTACGTATTTCTCCATTTGATTCGTCCGGCCGTCGTCACACATCCTTCGTGTCTTGTGAAGTCATGCCTGAGTTTAATGAAGAAATCGAAATCGAAATCCGTACGGAAGACCTGAAAATTGATACGTATCGTGCAAGTGGAGCCGGTGGGCAGCACATCAATACGACGGATTCGGCTGTCCGTATCACTCACTTACCGACGAATGTCGTGGTAACATGCCAATCTGAACGTTCTCAGATCAAGAACCGTGAGTCAGCCATGAAAATGCTTAAAGCAAAACTGTATCAAAAGCGAATTGAAGAACAAGAGCAAGAGCTTGCTGAAATTCGTGGAGAACAAAAGGAAATCGGGTGGGGAAGCCAGATCCGTTCCTACGTGTTCCATCCATACTCCATGGTCAAAGACCACAGAACCAACACAGAATCCGGTAACGTACAAGGCGTCATGGACGGCGACATCGATCCATTCATCAATGCCTACCTTCGTTCCAAAATTCAATAA
- the secA gene encoding preprotein translocase subunit SecA has product MLGLLNKVFDANKRELKRLEKLADQIEELGPDMERLTDDEIRERTERFKERYQKGEDLEDMMVEAFAVVREAARRVLNQYPYRVQLMGGASLHGGNISEMKTGEGKTLTATMPVYLNAITGKGVHVITVNEYLASRDAEEMGKLYNFLGLTVGLNLNSMSKDEKREAYKADITYGTNNEFGFDYLRDNMVLYKDQMVQRPLHFAVIDEVDSILIDEARTPLIISGNAQRTPQLYIQANAVVRTLKKDEDYTYDEKTKGVQLTEEGISKVERAFHIDNLFDISHVTLNHHINQALKAHVSMHRDVDYVVQEGEIVIVDSFTGRLMKGRRYSDGLHQSIEAKEGLEIQNESMTMATITFQNYFRMYEKLSGMTGTAKTEEEEFRNIYNMNVIVIPTNKPIVRDDRADLIYASIEGKFLAVVEDIKERHEKGQPVLVGTVAVETSELISKLLTKKGVRHNVLNAKNHGREAEIILEAGQLGAVTIATNMAGRGTDIKLGEGVIERGGLAVIGTERHESRRIDNQLRGRSGRQGDPGVTQFYLSMEDELMRRFGSDNMKSMMERLGMDDTQPIQSKMVSRAVESAQKRVEGNNFDARKQLLQYDDVLRQQREIIYKQRYEVIDSENLREIVEGMIKSAIERQVAAHTAEEDMENWNLQGIVDYVNANLLPENDVTVDDLRGKEPEEMMDLIYEDVKHRYDEKEEELTPEQMREFEKVILLRAVDTKWIDHIDAMDQLRQGIHLRAYGQTDPLREYQHEGFAMFESMVLAIEEDVAKYVMKAEIRNNLERQEVATGQAVNPKEEGGKAKKQPVRKQEDVGRNDPCPCGSGKKYKHCHGITG; this is encoded by the coding sequence ATGCTTGGTCTATTAAACAAAGTGTTCGATGCGAATAAAAGAGAATTAAAGAGGCTTGAAAAGCTGGCTGATCAAATAGAAGAATTAGGTCCCGATATGGAGCGTTTGACGGATGATGAAATCCGTGAAAGAACAGAACGATTCAAGGAGCGCTATCAAAAGGGTGAAGACCTTGAAGATATGATGGTTGAGGCTTTTGCTGTCGTAAGGGAAGCGGCTCGCCGCGTTCTGAACCAATATCCGTACCGCGTCCAGCTTATGGGTGGTGCCTCCCTTCATGGCGGGAACATCTCCGAGATGAAAACCGGTGAAGGTAAAACGCTGACAGCGACTATGCCTGTATATTTGAACGCGATCACTGGAAAAGGCGTTCACGTTATTACAGTCAATGAATACCTGGCCAGCCGTGATGCCGAGGAAATGGGCAAGCTATACAATTTCTTGGGACTTACTGTAGGCCTGAACTTAAACTCGATGTCTAAAGACGAAAAACGTGAAGCATACAAAGCGGATATCACGTATGGTACGAATAACGAATTCGGATTCGACTACCTTCGTGACAATATGGTCCTGTACAAAGACCAAATGGTGCAGCGTCCTCTTCATTTTGCCGTAATTGATGAGGTTGACTCGATCTTAATCGATGAAGCACGTACACCTCTGATCATTTCCGGTAATGCACAGCGTACGCCACAGCTTTATATTCAGGCAAATGCCGTCGTACGTACACTGAAAAAAGATGAAGATTACACATATGATGAAAAGACCAAAGGTGTTCAATTAACCGAAGAAGGAATCAGCAAAGTGGAAAGAGCCTTCCACATCGATAACCTGTTCGATATTTCACACGTAACTCTTAACCACCACATCAATCAAGCGTTAAAAGCTCACGTCAGCATGCACCGTGATGTGGATTATGTGGTTCAGGAAGGTGAAATCGTCATCGTTGACTCTTTCACAGGACGTCTGATGAAAGGTCGTCGTTACAGTGACGGACTTCACCAATCGATCGAGGCAAAAGAAGGTCTTGAAATCCAGAACGAAAGCATGACCATGGCAACGATCACGTTCCAGAACTACTTCCGTATGTACGAAAAGCTTTCCGGTATGACCGGTACGGCGAAAACGGAAGAAGAAGAGTTCCGTAATATCTACAATATGAACGTTATCGTAATCCCAACGAACAAGCCAATCGTTCGTGATGACCGTGCCGATCTCATCTATGCTTCTATAGAAGGGAAATTCCTTGCTGTAGTCGAGGATATCAAAGAGCGTCATGAAAAAGGACAGCCTGTACTGGTTGGTACGGTTGCCGTTGAAACGTCAGAGCTTATCTCTAAGCTATTGACGAAAAAAGGCGTTCGCCACAATGTATTAAATGCGAAAAACCATGGCCGTGAAGCGGAAATCATTTTAGAAGCCGGGCAGCTAGGTGCTGTAACGATCGCGACTAACATGGCCGGCCGTGGTACGGATATCAAGCTTGGAGAAGGCGTCATCGAACGTGGCGGTCTAGCCGTTATCGGTACCGAGCGTCACGAATCACGCCGTATCGATAATCAGCTTCGTGGACGTTCCGGACGTCAGGGAGATCCAGGTGTGACTCAGTTCTATCTTTCAATGGAAGATGAATTGATGCGCCGATTCGGATCTGACAATATGAAGAGCATGATGGAGCGCCTTGGGATGGATGACACTCAGCCAATCCAAAGTAAAATGGTCAGCCGTGCTGTAGAATCGGCTCAGAAACGAGTGGAAGGAAACAACTTCGATGCTCGTAAACAGCTTCTGCAATACGATGATGTTTTACGTCAACAGCGTGAAATCATTTATAAACAGCGTTATGAAGTAATCGATTCAGAAAACCTTCGTGAAATTGTTGAGGGTATGATCAAATCAGCGATCGAACGTCAGGTAGCAGCCCATACAGCAGAAGAAGATATGGAAAACTGGAACCTTCAAGGCATCGTTGATTATGTGAACGCGAATCTTCTTCCTGAAAACGATGTAACAGTCGATGATCTCCGCGGAAAAGAGCCGGAAGAAATGATGGATCTGATCTATGAAGATGTGAAACACCGTTACGATGAAAAAGAAGAAGAGCTTACTCCGGAGCAAATGCGCGAGTTTGAAAAAGTCATCCTGCTTCGCGCAGTTGATACGAAATGGATCGACCATATCGATGCCATGGATCAATTGCGTCAAGGTATCCACCTTCGTGCCTACGGTCAAACCGACCCACTGCGCGAATACCAGCATGAAGGATTCGCCATGTTCGAAAGCATGGTACTCGCAATCGAAGAAGACGTGGCAAAATACGTCATGAAAGCTGAAATCCGCAACAATCTTGAACGTCAGGAAGTAGCCACAGGTCAAGCGGTGAACCCGAAAGAAGAAGGCGGTAAAGCTAAGAAACAACCAGTCCGCAAGCAAGAAGACGTAGGGCGCAACGACCCATGCCCATGCGGAAGCGGCAAAAAGTACAAACACTGCCACGGCATAACTGGATAA
- a CDS encoding SEC-C metal-binding domain-containing protein, translating to MSTVGRNEPCPCGSGKKYKKCCEKENVVNIDTLVSQELDVLQAQLYDYIATAQSKEMEESYHHYLAKMDLMQADPDIYEMAFVSWYGATQKDSDDVRLIERFVDKQLSTVTRPQTAEVLESWKNVRVTAGTVEKVDDNTLRVEEAITGDVLIVTEKFGKLEENSFFLGLLLPNGEKYLPFAQYFIYPAIEKAAMELVKIRFEQGEFETLHDYLSGQYLEIADVGFVLYSAEKKKTGKSSAPNKASDAADAPSGSDEKSEDAIEGVEIWKTPEYVEAITSLQNFLTEKGEDKEESELLVAVLEKYFYTERPTIRNPKIYSGALVDMAKNIDEISIRHVQKELAEYFDVSANSISRRSKQIWESYQDTVYELLKATKA from the coding sequence ATGAGTACAGTCGGAAGAAACGAACCATGCCCATGCGGCAGTGGGAAAAAATATAAGAAATGCTGTGAAAAAGAAAATGTTGTGAATATAGATACGCTGGTAAGCCAGGAGCTTGATGTGCTCCAGGCGCAGCTTTATGATTATATTGCTACGGCACAGTCAAAAGAGATGGAAGAATCCTATCACCACTACTTGGCGAAAATGGATCTGATGCAAGCGGATCCGGATATTTATGAAATGGCATTTGTCAGCTGGTACGGAGCGACTCAAAAGGATTCTGACGATGTTCGTTTGATCGAACGTTTTGTTGATAAGCAGTTGAGCACGGTGACTCGTCCTCAGACAGCTGAAGTACTGGAGTCTTGGAAAAACGTGCGTGTGACAGCAGGTACCGTAGAGAAGGTAGATGACAATACGTTACGTGTGGAAGAAGCCATCACTGGTGATGTGCTGATTGTAACTGAAAAGTTCGGTAAGTTAGAAGAGAATAGTTTCTTCTTGGGATTATTATTGCCGAATGGGGAGAAGTATCTTCCATTCGCTCAGTACTTCATTTATCCTGCGATTGAGAAAGCAGCGATGGAATTGGTTAAGATTCGATTTGAACAAGGTGAGTTTGAAACTCTGCATGACTACTTATCTGGTCAATACCTGGAAATAGCTGATGTCGGATTCGTTCTTTATAGTGCTGAGAAGAAAAAGACCGGAAAATCATCTGCGCCTAATAAAGCAAGTGATGCGGCAGACGCACCTTCTGGTTCAGATGAAAAGTCTGAAGACGCAATCGAAGGAGTTGAAATCTGGAAGACTCCTGAATATGTTGAAGCGATCACCTCTCTTCAAAACTTCCTGACTGAAAAAGGGGAAGATAAAGAAGAAAGTGAGCTGCTAGTAGCCGTATTGGAGAAATACTTCTACACAGAGCGCCCAACGATCCGCAATCCGAAAATCTATTCGGGAGCACTTGTGGACATGGCGAAAAACATAGACGAAATCAGCATCCGCCACGTTCAAAAAGAACTGGCCGAATACTTCGATGTCTCTGCCAACAGCATCTCAAGACGCAGTAAACAGATCTGGGAAAGCTACCAGGACACCGTCTACGAACTACTGAAAGCAACAAAAGCCTGA
- a CDS encoding DUF1028 domain-containing protein — translation MTYSIVGYDPEEKEWGIAVQSKFLGVGSVVPFAKAGVGAVATQSYANTSYGPHALQLMEEGKTAEEALDIITQDDPERPLRQVGLIDAGGNPATFTGEGCYDWAGGQTGKHFAAQGNILVDENTVKAMAETFESTTGSLAERLLHALDAGQEAGGDSRGMQSAALLVVKESGGYGGFNDRYIDLRVDDHASPIKELKRIYLLHQLYFKESEPGRVVLLEGEIHDEVERELTRLGYAKERQSLHQSLKDYLHTENFEMREQDENYIDLDVLDYMKKQGE, via the coding sequence ATGACATATTCCATTGTAGGCTATGACCCGGAAGAGAAAGAGTGGGGGATTGCGGTACAATCCAAATTCCTCGGTGTCGGTTCTGTCGTGCCTTTTGCGAAAGCGGGAGTGGGAGCAGTGGCGACTCAGTCTTACGCAAATACCTCTTACGGGCCCCACGCACTTCAATTAATGGAAGAAGGAAAGACGGCAGAGGAAGCGCTGGATATCATCACACAGGATGATCCGGAGCGTCCTTTACGACAAGTAGGGTTAATTGATGCTGGAGGAAATCCCGCCACTTTTACAGGAGAAGGCTGCTATGATTGGGCTGGTGGACAAACAGGTAAGCACTTTGCTGCTCAAGGAAATATTTTAGTGGATGAGAATACCGTAAAGGCGATGGCAGAGACATTCGAGTCGACGACCGGATCTCTCGCTGAACGATTACTCCATGCACTCGATGCCGGTCAGGAAGCGGGGGGCGATTCCCGAGGCATGCAGTCTGCTGCGCTTCTAGTAGTGAAGGAAAGTGGTGGATATGGTGGCTTCAATGATCGGTATATCGATCTGAGGGTGGATGATCACGCTTCTCCTATTAAAGAATTGAAACGAATCTACCTGTTGCATCAGCTCTACTTTAAAGAGTCAGAGCCTGGTAGAGTCGTATTGCTGGAAGGTGAAATCCACGATGAAGTGGAGAGGGAACTTACACGTCTCGGCTATGCAAAAGAAAGACAGTCTCTTCATCAGAGCTTGAAAGACTATCTCCACACCGAGAATTTTGAAATGCGTGAACAGGATGAGAATTATATCGATTTAGATGTCTTGGATTATATGAAAAAACAAGGAGAATAG